One window of the Babesia bovis T2Bo chromosome 2, whole genome shotgun sequence genome contains the following:
- a CDS encoding hypothetical protein (Plasmodium falciparum CPW-WPC domain containing protein), with product MILLSVIYVLGTVYVLGDVDTEKEPPRLADDPNLDVSQSTAHVATTGTLNLEEDNPDLLPNAHNLTHELMPLIERRAEEIKHKHPRDKDVDERKRKSDAKHENTINLCQRDYSKPCPLGFKHIVTKDGENTCIPPAGYTGPCMGNNLVYRNMPEEDKIAWATRCLANWPCVMCRRRYSDYCPEKWTLDKHDTTGKLMCIPSDEYQGPCTGQTISFLNYNIAMQKQWSQRCHAWWPCDEPDLSNMPDTTLPISMAATLYRITH from the exons ATGATACTGTTATCggttatatatgtactGGGAACAGTGTATGTCCTTGGTGACGTGGATACAGAG AAGGAACCACCAAGGCTCGCTGATGATCCTAACCTTGATGTATCGCAATCTACGGCTCATGTGGCTACTACGGGTACTTTAAACCTAGAAGAAGACAACCCAGACCTGCTGCCAAACGCACATAATTTAACACATGAACTGATGCCACTGATCGAGCGCCGTGCAGAGGAAATTAAACATAAGCATCCTAGGG ACAAAGACGTCGATGAAAGGAAACGTAAGTCCGATGCCAAACATGAGAATACCATAAACCTTTGCCAACGAGACTACAGTAAACCATGCCCACTG GGCTTCAAACATATAGTAACCAAGGACGGAGAAAACACGTGCATACCGCCAGCAGGATACACAG GGCCGTGCATGGGCAACAACTTagtatatcgcaatatgcCAGAAGAGGATAAAATAGCATGGGCTACTAGATGCTTGGCAAACTGGCCATGCGTCATGTGTCGAAGGAGATATTCAGACTATTGCCCGGAAAAGTGGACCTTGGATAAACACGACACTACGGGTAAACTAATGTGCATTCCCTCAGATGAATATCAAGGCCCATGCACAGGGCAGACTATCTCGTTTCTTAACtacaatatcgcaatgcAAAAGCAATGGTCACAAAGGTGCCATGCATGGTGGCCGTGTGACGAGCCGGACTTATCAAATATGCCGGACACAACGCTGCCCATCTCAATGGCGGCTACATTATATCGCATAACTCACTAA
- a CDS encoding Hinge domain of cleavage stimulation factor subunit 2 family protein: protein MGGPPKPMMMPDMAPMMPFDMSRFEGPGMMPPMFPFQVPPMGMPGIPIPPPPAPQPMVPESDEYQIEMAAMADEMMHQGMYVQPPPVAPPYVPPTQPLPPQVPSPHLVPAPQNEPFTVVEPYMAAEIASIMHTLTSSQLTHALAAFKLFHDKSPINAKRLLINNPQLVYALLHAQYILGNVDEQIMKLCGPDQHMTRLNRKERANARSKGRHAIVVEGSDDSSADIGDTSSSHGVTAGRHKEPKPKDSGAPPRKGSKPMEAEHRPDMPQEGMQQGTIPQDQGAATSGIVHNRGQPVPPPPPPHDPAVTASQAAMYPPGSHVDPQAGISCGTIEDLIREVQPAPPILVEEVLKHTEILTNIQRATLAEMQSWPPEQRLQVMSIKLALHHRGISINL, encoded by the exons ATGGGAGGACCTCCTAAGCCTATGATGATGCCTGATATGGCGCCCATGATGCCATTTGACATGAGTCGTTTTGAAGGCCCGGGTATGATGCCACCTATGTTCCCTTTTCAGGTGCCGCCTATGGGTATGCCTGGTATCCCTATTCCTCCTCCGCCTGCTCCTCAGCCAATGGTTCCTGAGAGCGATGAGTACCAGATTGAGATGGCTGCTATGGCGGACGAGATGATGCATCAAGGCATGTATGTGCAGCCTCCTCCCGTTGCACCGCCGTATGTACCACCTACTCAGCCTTTACCACCTCAAGTACCATCACCTCATTTGGTCCCTGCACCCCAAAATGAGCCATTTACCGTCGTTGAGCCATACATGGCGGCTGAGATTGCATCAATTATGCACACGCTTACATCATCTCAGTTAACCCATGCGCTAGCTGCATTCAAGTTGTTTCACGACAAGTCGCCAATTAATGCTAAACGCCTGTTGATAAACAACCCACAGCTGGTTTACGCATTGCTTCAcgctcagtatatactGGGCAACGTTGACGAGCAAATTATGAAACTATGTGGGCCTGATCAACATATGACCCGTCTTAATCGCAAGGAACGTGCTAATGCTAGATCTAAGGGCAGGCATGCTATCGTTGTTGAAGGTTCGGATGACTCCAGTGCTGATATCGGTGACACATCAAGCTCTCACGGAGTAACTGCTGGCCGCCATAAGGAACCTAAACCTAAAGACAGTGGAGCGCCACCGCGCAAGGGTTCTAAACCTATGGAGGCTGAGCATAGACCGGATATGCCTCAGGAGGGTATGCAACAGGGTACAATCCCTCAAGATCAGGGTGCTGCTACATCGGGAATTGTACACAACAGGGGTCAACCAGTACCTCCTCCTCCACCACCTCACGATCCGGCTGTAACTGCATCCCAGGCAGCTATGTACCCTCCAGGATCACACGTAGATCCGCAGGCAGGCATCTCTTGTGGTACCATTGAGGATTTGATTCGGGAGGTTCAACCAGCTCCACCGATACTGGTGGAAGAAGTGTTGAAGCACACTGAGATATTGACAAA CATACAACGCGCCACATTAGCGGAGATGCAGTCATGGCCGCCCGAGCAACGTCTCCAGGTGATGTCGATAAAGCTTGCCTTACATCACCGCGGCATATCGATAAACCTATAG
- a CDS encoding Cytosol aminopeptidase family catalytic domain protein, protein MEKILEFPSTDSPVNGVEISLLQTSDAPGSDVIKGYQGGVAIFHLCFTATTPSTDKKPGFDQSKFDVFPTGFITNSDGVKAVIGYSGFSGKCGDLVEYFDRCDDGSLLSEAVVGCGPHKEFCASDAYTVSKTIAKAISTHQCKHAIFMVGGLEPVLIESLVIGSLNCISVDRRFKKDTNVEYYLESLHVIADAISELNTFQTRCKAFVRGMHTTRELVTAPANYANTESIAGFLQNRLTGLGLEVRIIEEDECRALGMGAYLAVGQGSQYPPKFLHAIYRSSVSVKTKIALVGKGIMFDTGGLNIKSAASEIELMKFDMGGMSTVFGAAETIAALKPHGVEVHFISATCENMAGSNAYRPGDIVTASNGKTIEVINTDAEGRLTLADALVYADKLGVDYIVDLATLTGACIIALGYQYGGYFVNDESFHQRFQKALSDSGELAWRLPLAREYKEGLESKVADLSNCNYTAKAGTVMAALFLNEFVENAKWIHWDIAGTAFDKSTGRGTAYGLRTIVNLVLDMAEE, encoded by the exons ATGGAGAAGATTTTGGAGTTCCCTAGCACCGATTCGCCGGTTAACGGCGTGGAGATATCACTTCTACAGACGAGTGATGCCCCGGGTTCAGATGTTATCAAAGGATACCAAGGCGGTGTTGCAATTTTCCACCTGTGTTTCACTGCCACAACGCCTTCCACTGACAAGAAGCCCGGGTTTGATCAGAGCAAGTTTGATGTGTTTCCCACTGGCTTTATTACTAACTCTGATGGTGTAAAAGCGGTTATTGGATACTCCGGTTTCTCTGGCAAGTGCGG CGACCTTGTGGAGTATTTTGACCGTTGTGATGACGGTAGTTTACTGTCTGAGGCAGTTGTAGGTTGCGGACCACACAAGGAATTCTGTGCTTCCGATGCCTACACCGTGTCTAAAACAATTGCCAAGGCTATTTCAACTCACCAGTGCAAGCACGCCATCTTTATGGTTGGTGGCTTAGAACCTGTGTTGATCGAGTCTTTGGTCATTGGCTCTTTGAACTGCATTAGTGTTGATCGTAGGTTCAAGAAGGACACTAATGTGGAATACTATTTGGAAAGCCTTCATGTCATTGCGGATGCCATTTCCGAGTTGAACACCTTCCAAACACGCTGTAAGGCCTTTGTGCGTGGTATGCATACTACTCGCGAGCTTGTAACGGCACCTGCAAATTACGCCAACACAGAATCTATTGCCGGGTTTTTGCAAAACCGTCTGACTGGTTTAGGCCTCGAAGTGCGTATTATTGAGGAAGATGAATGCCgtgctttgggtatggGAGCCTACCTAGCTGTAGGCCAGGGTAGTCAATACCCACCGAAGTTCCTACATGCCATATACCGCAGTAGCGTAAGCGTGAAAACCAAAATTGCTCTCGTTGGTAAGGGAATTATGTTTGACACGGGTGGACTTAACATAAAGAGCGCTGCAAGTGAGATTGAGCTTATGAAATTCGATATGGGTGGCATGTCTACTGTATTTGGTGCCGCTGAGACAATCGCGGCACTCAAGCCGCATGGTGTAGAGGTACACTTCATCAGTGCAACGTGCGAGAACATGGCCGGGTCTAATGCTTACAGACCTGGTGATATCGTCACTGCTTCCAATGGCAAGACTATTGAG GTCATTAACACCGACGCCGAAGGGCGTTTGACATTGGCAGATGCTTTGGTGTATGCGGATAAGCTGGGCGTGGATTACATTGTTGACCTAGCGACTCTAACTGGCGCTTGCATCATTGCTTTAG GCTACCAATATGGAGGCTACTTTGTAAATGACGAAAGCTTCCACCAGCGTTTCCAGAAGGC gTTGAGCGATTCTGGTGAGTTGGCATGGCGCTTACCGCTAGCTCGTGAGTACAAGGAAGGTCTGGAATCCAAGGTCGCTGATCTGAGCAACTGTAACTACACTGCCAAGGCAGGTACCGTTATGGCCGCTTTGTTCTTGAACGAGTTTGTGGAAAACGCAAAATGGATACACTGGGACATTGCGGGCACAGCTTTTGACAAGTCCACTGGCCGTGGTACTGCATATGGTTTACGTACAATTGTAAACCTTGTGCTTGACATGGCCGAGgaatga
- a CDS encoding DEAD/DEAH box helicase family protein, protein MSSAPYYNNDSRGSYGGGSRGYGGNRGYGSSSGGYRGFGQQSHGYDSGALGSRLSTIDWSKETLVAFEKNFYKEHSEVSAMSSADVDRVRKEREITIIAGRDVPKPVVSFEHTSFPDYILKAIRAAGFTAPTPIQVQGWPIALSGRDVIGIAETGSGKTLAFLLPAVVHINAQHLLRPGDGPIVLVLAPTRELVEQIRQQCVQFGASSRIKSSVAYGGVPKRQQMYELKRGVEILLACPGRLIDFLESNVTNLRRVTYLVLDEADRMLDMGFEPQIRKIVSQIRPDRQTLMWSATWPREVQSLAHDLCREEPVHINVGSLDLKTCHNVSQEVFVIEEHEKRSQLKKILGQIGQGTKILIFTDTKKTADSITKELRLDGWPALSIHGDKKQEERNWVLNEFKSGKHPIMVATDVASRGLDVRDVKVVINFDFPNQIEDYVHRIGRTGRGGNKGASYTFLTPDKNRVARELVKLMREAKQQISPELSKLANERSGGGNEHRRWGGYGGGYGHRYGGGYQTSANALPLGRRY, encoded by the coding sequence ATGTCGAGCGCCCCTTATTACAATAATGACTCCCGTGGCTCCTACGGGGGTGGTTCTCGCGGTTACGGTGGTAACCGTGGGTATGGTAGCAGCAGTGGTGGTTACCGTGGCTTCGGTCAGCAATCGCATGGTTATGACAGTGGTGCGCTTGGCAGCAGACTATCAACTATTGACTGGTCAAAGGAGACACTGGTTGCCTTTGAAAAGAACTTCTATAAGGAGCACAGTGAAGTGAGTGCCATGTCCTCTGCAGACGTTGATCGTGTGCGCAAAGAGAGGGAGATTACTATTATCGCTGGACGTGATGTCCCTAAACCCGTGGTTTCATTTGAACATACTTCCTTTCCGGATTACATCTTGAAAGCTATTAGAGCAGCTGGATTCACTGCTCCTACGCCAATTCAAGTACAAGGTTGGCCTATCGCACTTTCTGGCCGTGATGTCATCGGTATCGCTGAAACTGGTTCTGGAAAGACACTTGCATTTTTATTACCTGCAGTGGTTCACATTAACGCTCAACATCTTTTGAGGCCTGGTGATGGACCTATTGTGCTGGTTCTTGCACCAACTAGGGAACTTGTTGAGCAAATTCGACAGCAGTGTGTACAGTTTGGAGCAAGTTCTCGTATCAAGAGTTCTGTAGCCTATGGAGGTGTTCCCAAGCGCCAACAGATGTATGAATTGAAGCGCGGTGTGGAGATCTTATTGGCATGTCCGGGAAGGCTAATTGACTTTTTGGAGTCTAATGTCACTAACCTCAGGAGGGTAACATACCTGGTACTAGACGAGGCTGACCGTATGCTTGATATGGGTTTCGAGCCACAAATCAGGAAGATTGTTAGTCAAATCAGACCCGATAGGCAAACTCTAATGTGGTCTGCTACATGGCCCCGGGAAGTACAGTCACTGGCTCATGACCTTTGCAGGGAGGAGCCAGTTCACATTAATGTCGGTTCCCTTGACCTCAAGACATGCCACAACGTATCGCAGGAGGTATTTGTCATTGAAGAGCACGAGAAGCGCTCACAGCTTAAGAAGATTTTGGGTCAAATTGGTCAAGGCACCAAGATTCTTATCTTCACGGACACCAAGAAAACTGCTGACTCAATTACCAAGGAGCTCCGCCTTGACGGCTGGCCAGCGTTGAGCATACATGGTGACAAGAAGCAGGAGGAGCGTAACTGGGTATTGAATGAATTCAAGTCAGGAAAGCATCCTATAATGGTGGCTACTGATGTGGCATCCCGTGGCCTCGATGTACGCGACGTGAAGGTTGTGATTAACTTTGATTTTCCGAACCAGATTGAGGACTATGTGCACAGAATCGGTCGTACGGGTCGCGGTGGTAATAAGGGTGCCTCTTACACATTCCTGACCCCTGACAAGAACCGTGTTGCTCGGGAGCTAGTCAAGCTGATGCGTGAGGCCAAGCAACAAATAAGTCCGGAGCTGTCTAAACTGGCTAATGAGCGTTCTGGTGGCGGAAACGAACACAGAAGGTGGGGAGGCTATGGAGGCGGCTACGGCCACCGATACGGTGGGGGTTACCAAACTTCTGCCAATGCTTTGCCTTTGGGCAGGCGTTACTAG
- a CDS encoding SPOC domain containing protein: protein MDLRLCDFLRVQAPHIFARHQVEDDGPYHGSRSATGRRRSRVNQDTRTHIPDPYHIDDRSGSIDDTGSGVDHPTSKSSPQRRSGRRDNSLPRAASSRRIEEKQLWTGKLARNGKKQVDTVAVPLMGNLDVVLSGGTDVVNITHRLKWEDAEKTSHIAVFYFKAQRVENTEDFRDYITYFQEKQRIGVATMGNGISIYVCAPGAPLYNQYAKEVNEQGPLLIAMAIDPKNANTGDQSNKPDREERSDWLKQLNSITAMLGNN, encoded by the exons ATGGATCTTCGACTGTGCGATTTCCTGCGTGTTCAAGCGCCGCATATATTTGCTAGACATCAAGTAGAAGACGATGGACCATATCACGGATCGCGTTCGGCAACTGGTCGTCGTCGTTCTAGGGTCAATCAAGATACAAGAACCCATATTCCAGACCCATACCATATAGACGATAGATCAGGGTCAATCGATGATACTGGAAGTGGCGTGGACCATCCAACGAGCAAATCTTCACCGCAGAGGCGCAGTGGTAGACGCGATAACTCCCTTCCTAGGGCGGCTTCTTCACGACGTATAGAAGAGAAG CAACTGTGGACGGGTAAACTCGCTCGCAATGGCAAGAAGCAAGTGGATACAGTAGCTGTACCTTTAATGGGCAATTTGGATGTTGTACTATCCGGCGGTACCGATGTGGTCAATATCACCCACCGTCTTAAATGGGAAGATGCAGAGAAGACCTCACATATCGCAG TATTTTACTTCAAGGCGCAGCGCGTCGAGAATACCGAGGATTTCCGGGACTACATCACCTACTTCCAGGAGAAGCAGAGA ATTGGAGTTGCTACTATGGGTAATGGCATTAGCATATACGTCTGCGCGCCAGGCGCGCCCTTATACAACCAGTACGCCAAGGAAGTGAACGAGCAGGGTCCACT GCTGATAGCTATGGCCATTGATCCGAAGAATGCCAATACTGGGGATCAATCAAACAAGCCAGATAGGGAAG AGCGAAGTGATTGGCTGAAGCAACTAAACAGCATAACTGCTATGCTAGGCAATAACTAA
- a CDS encoding methylase-like family protein encodes MGSSDYHIRLDCTHVEFGVYRDSVYCPGEDTFLFIEALENDIDYILSKNMLCVMEIGCGSGYISTYFIKLLQRCGKLSPDAGSHRTIPFVITVDINPAATMATVETLERNKVVERADTMTADMFLPLLPQRSQEVLDMVMFNPPYVPSEEIGNPKSAIDRAWEGGFMGREIIDRFLADIGQYLSNNGIFYLLLEKRNDIPDVIQSIRQRGFHPEIIISRQILGEYLSVVRCYRKEVCGVDLK; translated from the exons ATGGGCAGCTCTGATTACCATATTCGCTTGGATTGCACTCATGTAGAGTTTGGTGTGTACCGTGACAGTGTCTATTGCCCCGGTGAAGATACCTTCCTTTTCATAGAGGCGCTAGAAAATGATATCGACTACATTCTATCGAAAAACATGCTCTGTGTTATGGAGATTGG ATGTGgtagtggatatatctctacatattttataaagCTGCTACAACGTTGTGGTAAACTGTCACCGGATGCTGGTTCTCATCGAACTATACCGTTCGTGATAACAGTGGATATAAATCCCGCAGCTACCATGGCAACCGTGGAGACTCTAGAAAGGAATAAAGTTGTGGAACGCGCTGATACTATGACGGCTGATATGTTCCTTCCCCTTTTGCCTCAGCGTTCCCAGGAAGTATTAGACATGGTGATGTTTAACCCG cCATATGTACCCTCGGAGGAAATAGGAAACCCCAAATCTGCCATTGATAGAGCATGGGAAGGTGGATTTATGGGAAGGGAAATAATCGATCGCTTCCTGGCGGATATTGGA CAATACCTTTCCAATAATGGCATATTCTACCTC ctGCTTGAAAAACGCAATGATATCCCGGATGTAATTCAAAGTATTCGACAACGGGGTTTCCATCCTGAG ATTATAATCTCAAGGCAAATATTGGGAGAGTATCTATCAGTTGTTCGTTGCTATCGCAAGGAAGTCTGCGGTGTAGACTTGAAGTGA
- a CDS encoding putative integral membrane protein has translation MSPSHAKRGSRLLGITCLSIIASPYIYNYCKQAYWTRRYKKLNMDEIISDRFTWLHHCMLRDEIERTIIKQEQARIKETAA, from the exons ATGTCGCCATCACACGCCAAGCGCGGAAGCCGATTACTCGGCATCACTTGCTTAAGCATCATCGCATCACCTTATATCTACAACTATTGCAAG CAAGCATACTGGACGCGTCGCTATAAGAAACTCAACATGGACGAAATTATCTCAGACAGGTTTACGTGGCTACACCACTGTAtgttg CGTGATGAAATTGAACGCACGATTATAAAGCAGGAGCAGGCTCGTATTAAGGAAACGGCTGCATGA